The proteins below are encoded in one region of Belonocnema kinseyi isolate 2016_QV_RU_SX_M_011 chromosome 3, B_treatae_v1, whole genome shotgun sequence:
- the LOC117169759 gene encoding uncharacterized protein LOC117169759, whose translation MRELNLSKEVKDEAFYAKGKQTKQKETSTKRKGSCYYCKKPGNWARVCRNKKKANSNSESLVAQQTKDQDFQKGSGSAAEFFNAETSLAQVNEDIWFADSGATEHMSFRKEWFKNLKGFSNNEYSVLVEDGNSLCVKGKGDIEVEVQNDCGNLTKHKIGDILYVPHIKKNLLSIGRSSEKGMEIIFKEGGQNVSFYKNNRLIVDATRHNKRLYRMNFKPVGVAETHFVETKTFVKWNERLGHVNFKTFLLLTDYFSRYCFVYFLKEKNEVLKCLKEFYSDVQADGHYVKRLRTDFGMEFCIAPAKEFLLSKGIEHETTTPRAPKQNGFIER comes from the coding sequence ATGCGAGAGTTGAATTTGTCAAAAGAAGTAAAAGACGAAGCATTCTACGCAAAAGGAAAACAAACTAAGCAGAAAGAAACCTCCACAAAAAGAAAAGGCTCGTGTTACTATTGTAAAAAGCCTGGTAATTGGGCACGTGTTTGTCGCAATAAGAAAAAGGCTAATAGCAATAGTGAGTCTTTGGTGGCACAACAGACAAAGgatcaagattttcaaaaaggtTCTGGAAGTGCGGCTGAATTTTTCAACGCCGAAACTTCATTGGCTCAAGTGAATGAAGACATATGGTTTGCTGATTCAGGTGCAACTGAGCATATGTCGTTCAGAAAAGAGtggttcaaaaatttgaagggattttcaaataatgaatattctGTTTTAGTGGAAGATGGTAATTCTCTCTGTGTGAAAGGAAAAGGTGACATTGAGGTGGAAGTGCAAAATGACTGTGGAAATCTCACAAAACACAAAATTGGAGATATTTTGTACGTGCCACATatcaagaaaaatttactttcaataggGCGTTCATCGGAAAAAGGTATGGAAATCATTTTCAAAGAAGGAGGTCAAAacgtttctttttataaaaataatcgacTGATAGTTGATGCAACGAGACACAATAAAAGACTTTACAGAATGAATTTTAAGCCAGTGGGAGTAGCTGAGACACATTTTGTAGAAacaaaaacctttgtaaaatggAATGAGAGACTAGGTCacgtcaattttaaaactttcctaTTACtgacagattatttttcaaggtACTGTTTTGTCTATTTtcttaaagagaaaaatgaagtTCTAAAGTGTTTGAAGGAATTTTATTCTGACGTTCAAGCTGATGGACACTATGTAAAAAGGTTGAGAACTGATTTTGGAATGGAATTCTGCATTGCACCtgctaaagaatttttattatctaaGGGAATTGAGCACGAAACAACTACTCCAAGGGCACCGAAACAGAATGGATTTATTGAAAGATAA